A DNA window from Pseudoalteromonas rubra contains the following coding sequences:
- a CDS encoding response regulator produces MDNLVTRYRLKYLVALVIMLLVLTMTTGLTLYLLEQQKQVARVINVAGMQRMLSQKAALHLEYVIIMREHNVTADRQALNNALQLMQANHDFLLLRDGEQYKHLNAELYQWYFAQPGDLDRQLKQYMALLSGVANQPDLDQVQEIHTRSQLLLQDLDHAVLLFEQFTNEKLEKLRNLQLLMWLLGLALLLAEIKWIFFPMERSITSAIDRLQQTRLKAEHANQSRAMFLARASHELRTPLQAVLGYLHLYQESQRDSYLAQANKAAQQLKALIASVEDYNRLSDEQQPELNCHPARLTDTLGQPVATYRLLAREKGLDFSYHFSSHTEKIFACDHERLSWVIGQLLDNAVKFTEQGTVRLSARVEPVNPEEDELNWRFYCEVEDSGPGFNVAQIKASASGTSPDGHHYQGLQLGLARCNLLLAIMSGELTFLPCEPHGTKASLSLPLKRLPEPEPVSGLARHKVLLVEDNQLNAKIIEKMLDNMELTSIHASHGGQAIEVLAHQSFDVILMDLNMPIMDGFKAIKEIRQTLMLSTPILVLTANTSEQAIKSAVQLGATDYLFKPVEKGALERALHKILTFSDAT; encoded by the coding sequence TTGGACAATCTGGTTACACGCTATCGCCTGAAATACCTAGTCGCACTGGTGATCATGTTGCTGGTGTTGACGATGACGACTGGCCTGACTTTGTATCTGCTGGAGCAGCAAAAACAGGTTGCCAGAGTGATCAATGTTGCAGGTATGCAGCGCATGCTGTCGCAAAAAGCCGCATTGCACCTGGAGTATGTCATCATCATGCGCGAACACAACGTGACAGCAGATCGTCAGGCACTGAACAATGCGCTGCAGCTTATGCAAGCCAACCATGATTTTTTGCTCCTGCGCGATGGCGAGCAATACAAGCACCTTAATGCCGAGCTTTATCAATGGTATTTCGCGCAGCCGGGCGATTTGGACAGGCAATTAAAACAATATATGGCGCTGTTGTCCGGGGTTGCCAATCAGCCTGATTTAGATCAGGTCCAGGAGATCCATACCCGTTCTCAACTGTTGTTACAGGACTTAGATCATGCGGTGTTACTGTTTGAGCAGTTTACCAATGAAAAACTTGAGAAACTGAGAAACCTGCAACTGCTGATGTGGTTACTGGGGTTAGCTTTACTACTCGCTGAGATTAAGTGGATATTTTTCCCCATGGAACGCAGTATCACCAGCGCGATAGACCGCTTGCAACAAACACGTCTGAAAGCTGAGCATGCTAACCAAAGTCGCGCCATGTTTCTGGCCCGCGCCAGTCACGAATTGCGGACACCCTTGCAGGCCGTGCTGGGGTATTTGCACTTGTATCAGGAATCACAGCGTGACAGCTACCTTGCGCAAGCGAATAAAGCAGCCCAGCAATTGAAGGCGCTGATCGCGTCTGTGGAGGACTACAATCGCTTGTCTGACGAACAGCAACCAGAGTTAAATTGTCACCCGGCCAGGCTGACCGATACCCTGGGTCAGCCTGTGGCTACTTATCGTCTGCTGGCCAGAGAGAAAGGCCTGGATTTTAGCTATCACTTTAGCAGCCACACGGAAAAAATATTTGCCTGTGATCATGAACGCCTGAGCTGGGTCATTGGTCAGCTACTCGACAACGCTGTTAAATTCACCGAGCAGGGCACGGTGAGGCTGTCCGCCCGCGTGGAGCCAGTCAATCCGGAAGAAGATGAGTTGAACTGGCGTTTTTACTGTGAAGTAGAAGACAGTGGCCCAGGATTTAACGTGGCGCAGATTAAAGCGTCTGCATCGGGCACTAGCCCGGATGGGCACCATTATCAGGGGCTGCAACTGGGGTTAGCGCGTTGTAACTTGTTGCTGGCGATTATGTCTGGTGAGTTGACTTTTTTGCCTTGTGAACCGCATGGCACAAAAGCATCGCTGAGCTTGCCGCTGAAGCGACTCCCGGAGCCAGAGCCAGTAAGCGGACTGGCCCGCCATAAAGTGTTGTTGGTGGAAGACAATCAATTGAATGCCAAAATCATTGAAAAAATGTTGGATAACATGGAGCTAACCAGTATTCATGCGAGCCATGGAGGACAGGCCATAGAGGTACTGGCACACCAGTCTTTTGATGTGATCCTGATGGATCTGAATATGCCGATTATGGATGGTTTTAAAGCCATTAAAGAGATCCGCCAGACGCTGATGTTGTCGACGCCAATTTTGGTACTGACTGCGAATACCTCAGAGCAGGCAATTAAATCGGCTGTGCAGCTTGGCGCGACCGATTATTTGTTTAAGCCTGTTGAAAAAGGGGCGCTGGAGCGCGCCCTGCACAAAATTCTGACCTTTAGCGACGCAACTTAA
- the ilvG gene encoding acetolactate synthase 2 catalytic subunit, translating to MTGAQLVIDMLVKQGVSSVFGYPGGAIMPIYDALYGAPLKHYLTRHEQGAGFAAVGYARSTGKLGVCFATSGPGATNLVTALADAMMDSVPLLAITGQVPTAAIGSDAFQEVDVLGMSLSCTKHSFMVERGEDLAEVLQQAMHIAQSGRPGPVLVDIPKDIQQAQVPVHGWQAEAHQPTPLSSFELDKANELLAQAKKPVAYVGGGVHSADAQAELMAFLQRTQMPAVSTLKALGSVKPDYAYDLGMLGMHGGQAANLAVQECDLLVCIGARFDDRVTGNLAKFAAAAKVIHLDIDPAEVGKRKPAAASLIADLKVSLPLLQGELAPAPWRAHISALAEQHAWRYDYPGDKVFAPYLLNRLSRLMPDTGVVCCDVGQHQMWVAQHMRFSHPSNHLSSGGAGTMGFGLPAAIGAQVARPDDMVITVSGDGSIMMNIQELATIRRNNLPVKIVILDNQRLGMVRQWQQLFFDGRYSETNLSDNPDFVQLAAVFGIPGQTITRADEVDGAVDALLASTGPYILHACIDDKENVWPLVPPGAANHEMLTQSQQQN from the coding sequence ATGACAGGCGCACAATTGGTAATAGACATGTTAGTAAAACAAGGGGTGAGTTCAGTATTCGGGTATCCGGGTGGTGCCATCATGCCGATTTACGATGCGCTATACGGTGCGCCACTGAAGCATTACCTGACGCGTCACGAGCAAGGCGCCGGGTTCGCTGCGGTTGGCTATGCCAGAAGCACGGGTAAGCTGGGTGTGTGTTTTGCGACCTCAGGTCCGGGCGCAACCAATCTGGTAACGGCGCTGGCTGATGCCATGATGGACTCAGTGCCTTTGCTTGCGATCACCGGGCAAGTGCCTACCGCAGCGATTGGCTCAGATGCTTTTCAGGAAGTCGATGTCTTGGGCATGTCGTTGTCTTGTACCAAGCACAGCTTTATGGTTGAGCGTGGTGAAGACCTGGCTGAGGTGTTGCAACAGGCCATGCACATTGCGCAGTCGGGCCGCCCAGGCCCGGTATTGGTTGATATCCCTAAAGACATCCAACAGGCCCAGGTCCCTGTTCATGGTTGGCAGGCCGAAGCGCATCAGCCAACTCCGCTGTCGAGCTTTGAGTTGGACAAAGCCAACGAGTTGTTAGCTCAGGCGAAAAAGCCAGTTGCTTACGTGGGGGGCGGTGTTCACAGTGCGGATGCACAAGCCGAGTTGATGGCTTTTTTGCAGCGTACGCAGATGCCAGCGGTGTCGACCTTGAAAGCATTAGGCAGTGTAAAGCCTGACTATGCCTATGATCTGGGCATGTTGGGAATGCACGGTGGTCAGGCTGCCAATCTGGCAGTGCAAGAATGTGATTTGCTGGTTTGTATCGGTGCACGCTTTGACGACCGGGTAACCGGTAATCTGGCTAAGTTTGCCGCAGCAGCCAAAGTGATCCACCTGGATATTGACCCGGCCGAAGTTGGTAAGCGTAAACCTGCCGCGGCTTCACTGATCGCCGATTTGAAAGTTTCATTGCCTTTATTGCAGGGCGAATTGGCCCCGGCACCGTGGCGTGCTCATATCAGCGCACTGGCTGAGCAGCACGCCTGGCGCTACGACTACCCCGGTGACAAAGTGTTTGCACCTTATTTGCTCAATCGCCTGAGCCGTTTGATGCCGGATACCGGGGTGGTATGTTGCGATGTGGGTCAGCACCAGATGTGGGTGGCACAACATATGCGCTTTAGTCACCCCAGTAACCATCTGAGCAGTGGGGGAGCCGGGACTATGGGGTTCGGTTTACCGGCTGCCATCGGTGCCCAGGTTGCCCGGCCTGATGACATGGTGATCACGGTCTCTGGTGATGGCTCCATCATGATGAATATTCAGGAGCTGGCAACCATACGACGTAATAATTTACCGGTCAAAATTGTCATTCTCGATAACCAGCGTTTGGGTATGGTACGCCAGTGGCAGCAGCTCTTTTTCGATGGCCGCTACAGTGAGACCAATTTGTCAGACAATCCGGATTTTGTACAACTGGCGGCTGTGTTTGGGATCCCGGGGCAGACCATCACCCGTGCCGATGAAGTCGATGGTGCGGTTGATGCACTATTGGCTTCCACTGGCCCTTATATATTGCACGCTTGCATCGATGACAAAGAAAACGTCTGGCCACTGGTGCCGCCAGGCGCGGCTAACCATGAAATGCTGACGCAATCGCAGCAGCAAAACTAA
- a CDS encoding TraB/GumN family protein, giving the protein MPHFIRLTQFVCTLFLLLLSQIAIAQPALWSVEKNGITSYLFGTVHVGDSAMHGLDPRIKAAIKSSQTVVVELNTEAISPLELQRKTLPFMLQKPGSTLQTSLSPVTYKQVKDYLSERKIDIALFESYQPWSVMLTILRLEYQQAGFSEDYGIDKQIIEFATRIKKPIMELESLEQQLSLFSTLGDQNDAMIADTLKQVEDFEQYFTQMITAWKQGNYQKLNTFYKLSFDDSEYGQHAEQVMLIQRNNNWVTTLTPRLAKSSHFIAVGALHLPQQHGLLTQLAARGFTVQQVK; this is encoded by the coding sequence ATGCCTCACTTTATTCGCCTGACACAGTTTGTCTGTACACTCTTTTTGTTGCTCCTCAGCCAGATTGCTATCGCACAACCTGCACTATGGAGCGTAGAAAAAAACGGTATCACATCTTACCTATTTGGTACTGTGCACGTTGGAGATAGCGCAATGCACGGCCTGGATCCACGTATAAAAGCCGCCATAAAAAGCAGCCAGACAGTCGTGGTCGAACTCAATACCGAAGCCATTAGTCCTCTGGAGCTACAACGCAAAACCTTGCCTTTTATGTTGCAAAAACCGGGGAGTACACTGCAAACCAGCCTGTCTCCGGTGACCTATAAACAAGTGAAAGATTATCTCTCTGAGCGCAAAATCGATATCGCGCTGTTTGAAAGTTATCAGCCCTGGTCTGTTATGCTCACCATCCTGCGGCTGGAGTATCAACAAGCGGGATTCAGTGAAGACTATGGCATTGATAAGCAAATAATCGAGTTTGCCACCCGCATCAAAAAGCCCATTATGGAATTGGAAAGTCTCGAGCAACAGCTGAGCTTATTCAGTACTTTGGGCGATCAAAACGATGCCATGATTGCCGACACACTGAAGCAGGTTGAGGACTTTGAGCAATACTTCACCCAAATGATAACAGCCTGGAAACAAGGCAATTATCAGAAACTAAATACCTTCTATAAACTGAGTTTTGATGACTCCGAGTATGGTCAGCACGCCGAGCAAGTCATGCTCATTCAGCGTAATAACAACTGGGTAACGACATTAACACCCAGGCTGGCCAAATCATCCCACTTTATCGCCGTGGGTGCGCTACATTTACCCCAGCAGCATGGGCTGCTTACTCAGCTGGCAGCACGAGGATTCACAGTACAACAGGTCAAGTAA